Proteins from a genomic interval of Onychostoma macrolepis isolate SWU-2019 chromosome 17, ASM1243209v1, whole genome shotgun sequence:
- the yipf4 gene encoding protein YIPF4 yields MQFSPTNGDFTFVSSTDAEELSGTIDAPDITLNMGPDSTRDAYATTFLRQRGYGWLLEVEEEDSEDTKPLLEELDIDLKDIYYKIRCVLMPMPSLGFNRQVVRDNPDFWGPLAVVLLFSMISIYGQFRVVSWIITIWIFGSLTIFLLARVLGGEVSYGQVLGVIGYSLLPLIVIAPLLLVIGGFEVVSTLIKLFGVFWAAYSAASLLVGDEFKTKKPLLIYPIFLLYIYFLSLYTGV; encoded by the exons ATGCAGTTCTCTCCCACCAACGGAGATTTTACCTTCGTCTCCTCGACGGACGCTGAAG AGCTCAGTGGCACCATCGATGCCCCGGATATCACATTAAATATGGGCCCTGATTCCACCAGGGATGCCTACGCCACCACCTTCCTGAGACAGAGAGGCTACGGATGGCTGCTGGAGGTGGAGGAAGAGGATTCCGAGGACACTAAACCGCTCCT GGAGGAGTTGGACATTGATTTAAAGGACATCTACTACAAGATCAGGTGCGTGTTGATGCCCATGCCCTCGCTGGGTTTTAATAGACAGGTGGTGAGGGACAATCCTGATTTCTGGGGCCCGCTGGCTGTTGTCCTGCTCTTCTCCATGATCTCCATCTACGGACAGTTTAGG GTTGTTTCATGGATTATTACGATCTGGATATTTGGATCACTGACTATTTTCCTTCTTGCAAGAGTGCTGGGTGGAGAG gtGTCTTATGGGCAAGTGCTTGGGGTTATTGGCTATTCTTTGCTCCCGCTCATTGTAATAGCTCCACTTCTCCTGGTCATTGGGGGTTTTGAAGTTGTCTCTACACTCATAAag CTTTTTGGAGTATTTTGGGCTGCGTACAGTGCTGCCTCTTTACTCGTCGGTGATGAATTCAAAACGAAGAAACCCCTTCTCATATATCCCATCTTTCTTTTGTACATCTACTTCCTGTCTCTGTATACTGGAGTCTGA
- the exo1 gene encoding exonuclease 1, translating into MGIQGLLQFIKDASEPINVKKYRGQTVAVDTYCWLHKGAFSCAEKLAKGEPTDQYVSYCMKFVDMLLSFGVKPILVFDGRNLPSKQEVEKSRRERRQANLQKGKQLLREGKISEARECFTRSVNITPSMAHDVIKTARMRGVDCVVAPYEADAQLAFLNKSGIAQAVITEDSDLLAFGCKKVILKMDKQGNGLEIDQCHLGRCKSLGNIFTEEKFRYMCILSGCDYLPSLYGIGLGKACKLLRMANNPDILKVIKKMGQYLKMDITVPDEYIEGFTKANNTFLYQLIFDPLKRKVVPLNPYPDHIDPGSLSYAGTNVGDEKGLEMALGNMDINTMQRIDDFNPDAPYTQPSKAARSSSWNDRCDKNVPLQMSIWSKKFEPGSTRPKSPTTPKRPPPTWGKEKIISVQSLKMPQRESQVKRPREDTSLSVDDLLGQYSAGVKRRCPETPPTTEPLTNDNIVSKEKGCGSTVGQCRTRNRFATLLQWRNRSEEGTGEQVMRSRFFCHGESNLAEAQEDAVKQDSPQPAKSLETSVSQSEGNTQALCQDPDPEREQAKDESSSPSASPAHSSRPASLGLGAFSWSGSTRELNKSTSHPPTVTTDRHRSSTPSGLTTLQQFHRKKGSVSWVGSGLSLSSSPVEGTEDAEKSPGSPPSQDSAYFSQSSSISAGVEDSLVTEDNSDKEKERDSDGSNSPSSSPTDKLKPALNRTKVSGLSRKQPCGQGKGGKIETSAPARPSGLRKKASGKKNAVNNENSPGLQATISGLWGAFSFKKDNPKLSTCKKGEPMSPVRENVMTELTEADQEILIIAE; encoded by the exons ATGGGAATTCAAGGCCTGTTGCAGTTTATCAAAGATGCCTCAGAGCCTATCAATGTGAAGAAATACCGGGGACAGACAGTGGCGGTGGACACATACTGCTGGCTCCATAAGGGGGCATTTTCATGTGCAGAGAAACTTGCAAAAGGAGAACCTACCGATCA GTATGTGTCCTACTGTATGAAGTTTGTGGATATGCTGCTTTCTTTTGGTGTAAAGCCAATCTTGGTGTTTGACGGACGTAACTTGCCATCCAAACAGGAAGTGGAGAAGTCCCGGCGAGA GCGTCGACAGGCAAATCTGCAGAAAGGCAAACAGCTGCTGCGGGAGGGTAAGATATCAGAAGCCAGAGAATGTTTTACCCGCAGTGTTAATATCACCCCATCTATGGCACATGATGTCATTAAG ACCGCCAGGATGCGTGGAGTGGACTGTGTTGTTGCTCCGTATGAAGCAGATGCCCAGTTAGCTTTCCTAAACAAATCTGGCATTGCTCAGGCAGTGATCACAGAGGACTCAGATCTGCTGGCATTTGGGTGTAAAAAG GTGATTTTAAAGATGGATAAACAAGGTAATGGACTGGAGATTGATCAATGTCACCTGGGCCGTTGCAAGTCTCTTGGCAACATCTTCACAGAGGAGAAGTTCCGTTACATGTGCATCCTCTCTGGATGCGACTATCTGCCATCTCTATATGGCATCGGTCTGGGAAAGGCATGCAAGCTGCTCAGGATGGCAAATAACCCAGATATTCTGAAG GTGATAAAGAAGATGGGTCAGTACCTGAAGATGGACATCACTGTGCCAGATGAGTACATTGAGGGTTTCACAAAAGCCAACAACACATTTTTGTATCAGCTGATCTTTGACCCCTTGAAGAGGAAGGTGGTTCCTTTGAACCCTTACCCGGATCATATTGACCCCGGTTCCCTCAGCTATGCTGGAAC TAATGTAGGAGATGAGAAAGGGCTGGAAATGGCTCTTGGGAATATGGACATTAACACGATGCAAAGGATAGATGACTTCAACCCTGACGCACCTTACACTCAG cCCTCTAAAGCTGCTCGCAGTAGTTCTTGGAATGACAGATGTGACAAAAATGTCCCATTGCAGATGAGTATTTGGAGCAAGAAGTTTGAACCAGGTAGCACCCGGCCAAAGAGTCCTACAACCCCCAAAAGACCCCCTCCTACCTGGGGCAAAGAGAAGATCATCAGCGTGCAGAGTCTAAAAATGCCCCAAAGAGAATCACAAGTGAAAAGACCCCGTGAAG ataCCAGCCTCTCTGTGGATGACCTGTTAGGGCAGTATTCAGCTGGTGTAAAGAGACGCTGTCCTGAAACTCCCCCCACCACTGAGCCGCTGACCAACGATAACATTGTTTCTAAGGAGAAGGGGTGTGGCAGCACAGTTGGACAGTGCCGCACTCGAAATCGCTTTGCAACACTGTTGCAGTGGAGGAACCGATCAGAAGAGGGCACTGGAGAGCAGGTCATGCGCAGCAG GTTCTTCTGTCATGGTGAATCCAATTTGGCAGAGGCACAGGAAGACGCAGTAAAACAAGATTCACCTCAGCCTGCGAAGTCTCTAGAGACTTCTGTCTCACAGTCTGAAGGAAACACACAAGCATTGTGTCAGGACCCTGACCCAGAGAGAGAGCAGGCCAAAGATGAGTCGTCCAGTCCATCTGCATCTCCGGCTCACTCCTCCAGGCCTGCTAGTTTGGGTCTCGGGGCCTTTAGTTGGTCAGGAAGCACCAGAGAACTGAATAAATCTACTTCACATCCACCCACCGTCACCACAGACAGACACCGTTCTTCCACACCTTCAGGGTTAACCACCCTGCAGCAGTTCCACAGAAAGAAGGGAAGCGTCTCCTGGGTAGGATCAGGGCTTTCTCTATCGTCCTCTCCTGTAGAGGGCACCGAGGATGCAGAGAAATCTCCTGGGTCTCCTCCGTCTCAAGATAGTGCATATTTCTCTCAGTCTAGCAGCATCTCTGCTGGTGTGGAGGACTCCCTAGTCACAGAGGACAACTCTGATAAg GAAAAGGAGAGAGATTCAGATGGCTCCAACAGCCCAAGCAGTTCTCCCACAGACAAGCTGAAACCTGCTCTGAACAGAACAAAG GTTTCAGGGTTGTCTCGGAAACAGCCTTGTGGGCAGGGTAAAGGTGGTAAAATCGAGACCTCCGCTCCTGCTAGGCCCAGCGGTCTGAGGAAGAAAGCTAGTGGGAAAAAGAATGCTGTCAACAATGAGAACAGTCCAGGCCTGCAGGCTACCATCAGCGGCCTCTGGGGGGCCTTCAGCTTCAAGAA GGACAATCCAAAGCTGAGCACTTGCAAGAAAGGAGAGCCGATGTCTCCGGTCAGGGAGAATGTGATGACAGAACTGACTGAGGCAGATCAAGAGATTCTCATCATTGCAGAATGA